The genomic region AATTACTTATTCCAGCGAATAAAGTGGTGGGATGTTTTCAACTTTAAAGGGTTTTTGCATACGATTTTCGTCTTCCACTAAATGTTTTCCAATTTAAAATGAAGCAATTTCGTGGATGTTTCCCGTGGTACCTATTACGCGTGCTTCCCACTCACATCTTTCAACGAAATTCGATCATATGTGGAAACCGCGTAGAAAATGGGGGTTTTTATCCACTACTTGTATGGCTCATCTCACCGTCTTACCATTCTATCTCTTAGCTACTGGTCTTCACATTCCCTAATTCTGATATTTTTGCCCCTCCTGCTTTGTTTCCGTTCCCATATATCTCTTAGCTCGCTGTCTTGCCAATCTCTTCTATTCTTTCTACCCACCACTGCTGCTTTGTTTCAGTCCCTCTTCAATTTAATCACATGGCAAGTGCAAACCCTTTTGCAGTACTTATGTCGCCGTCTGCATCTGCAACGCCTTCAACTCACAGTCCATTAGGAAAATGGAAGAGAACTTTGTGTTATGTAGGGTGTTTGATATTACTTCTGTCTCTAAGTTCTCAGTCTtaccattttcttctattttttgtacCCCTGCTTTGGTTTCAGTTCACCTTCAATTTAATCTCATGGCGAAATCTGCCACCGTCTTCAAAAAAAACCCGCTACGATGTATTCATAAACCATCGTGGCCCTGACACAAAGCAAACCCTAGCCGCCTCAATCTACCGTGCCCTCAAACTCATGGGAGTTAGTGTTTTCTTGGATGAACCAGAGCTCGATCTTGGTGATTCAATACCCTCTGAGATACAACATGCCATCGCTACTTCTTTCCTTCATATTGCTATCCTTTCACCCACATATGCAGAATCCACTTGGTGTCTGGAAGAGCTGTCTCTCATGCTCAAAAGTGGCCACACAATCATTCCCCTGTTCTACAATGTTGATGTGAAAGATATCCGTTGGATAAAAGGAAGCTACGCTACAGCATTTTCAAAGCATGAAGCCAAGAAGAGATATCGTCCAGGAAAGGTTGAGGATTGGAAGTCGGCGCTGCATAAGGTTTCACATCTTAAAGGCCACATTTTCAATAGTCGGGGGTAAGTACCGAACTCTGT from Cryptomeria japonica chromosome 3, Sugi_1.0, whole genome shotgun sequence harbors:
- the LOC131874662 gene encoding TMV resistance protein N-like, with protein sequence MASANPFAVLMSPSASATPSTHSPLGKWKRTLCYVGCLILLLSLSSQSYHFLLFFVPLLWFQFTFNLISWRNLPPSSKKTRYDVFINHRGPDTKQTLAASIYRALKLMGVSVFLDEPELDLGDSIPSEIQHAIATSFLHIAILSPTYAESTWCLEELSLMLKSGHTIIPLFYNVDVKDIRWIKGSYATAFSKHEAKKRYRPGKVEDWKSALHKVSHLKGHIFNSRG